One Fragaria vesca subsp. vesca unplaced genomic scaffold, FraVesHawaii_1.0 scf0513139, whole genome shotgun sequence DNA window includes the following coding sequences:
- the LOC101301638 gene encoding crossover junction endonuclease EME1A-like, whose translation MTPFEVLYGYAPPTIRPYKLGSTNVAEVDLHDVSCTVQMPNQEELAPQNPSLDNGNFPSRLRRRTGPGPNPNPNPTVLILDDDDLAPHWSTASAATPYVESPSSDIEVVECTGAPSGDLARLHHSDHKFSGIDGLICLESEDESESGCGGEKEKDNESITSGFGLVEDLDLSYRIVSSPCSLGHAGIAHTTEEETKEAKRRKKMTKDERGQLMEEKKLKKLQEKMQREALKAKAADMKKIEKEMQRWEKGKVALKSIVAEIDCKVVELGSVGGNLLTRFAERGIPYRIKANPIERSIVWTMKVPEQFSQLYPKGIEIQYILLVYEAEEFCNLVIKDSLLEHIARVRRIYPSCTVCYLTNRSMAMYINNRKKLTRLDVYATGASTRKDHVDRDLLNNNLWLRALVAIPKVQPRSAEAICKKFPTMKSLLSVYMDPRLSVHDKEFLLKDLTTEGLVGGDRKVGEVCSKRVYRVLMSQHGRVTTDDIEDGAAFFRS comes from the exons ATGACACCGTTTGAGGTACTTTATGGCTATGCACCACCTACTATCAGACCGTACAAACTAGGATCCACAAATGTGGCTGAAGTGGACTTGCATGACGTTTCGTGCACTGTTCAGATGCCCAACCAAGAAGAATTGGCGCCACAAAATCCTTCTCTGGATAACGGAAATTTCCCAAGTCGACTG AGACGCCGAACCGGACCCGGCCCAAACCCGAACCCAAACCCTACTGTTCTAATCCTGGACGATGATGACCTCGCTCCACACTGGTCCACCGCCTCCGCCGCCACGCCCTACGTTGAATCGCCGAGCTCTGACATCGAAGTTGTGGAATGCACCGGAGCCCCGTCTGGAGACCTAGCCAGGCTTCATCACTCCGATCACAAGTTTTCTG GAATTGATGGATTGATATGTTTGGAATCTGAGGATGAGTCCGAAAGTGGTTGTGGAGGGGAAAAGGAGAAGGATAATGAATCGATCACTAGTGGTTTTGGCTTGGTGGAGGACTTGGATTTGAGTTATAGAATTGTTTCGTCACCATGTTCTCTCG GACATGCTGGTATAGCACATACTACGGAagaggaaacaaaagaagcaaagagaagaaaaaagatgacAAAAGATGAAAGGGGACAACTAATGGAGGAAAAGAAGCTGAAGAAGCTA CAAGAGAAGATGCAAAGAGAAGCTCTGAAAGCTAAAGCAGCTGATATGaaaaagatagagaaagaaatgCAAAGGTGGGAAAAAGGGAAGGTTGCCTTAAAATCGATTGTGGCTGAGATTGATTGTAAAGTTGTGGAACTGGGTTCAGTAGGAG GAAATTTGCTTACAAGGTTTGCTGAAAGAGGGATACCATATCGTATAAAAGCAAATCCGATCGAAAGATCAATTGTCTGGACCATGAAAGTTCCAGAACAATTTTCACAG CTTTATCCTAAAGGAATAGAGATCCAGTATATATTGCTTGTGTATGAGGCTGAAGAATTTTGTAACCTTGTCATCAAGGATTCTCTTCTGGAACATATTGCCAGGGTTCGAAGGATTTATCCGTCTTGTACAGTTTGTTATCTCACCAATAGGTCCATGGCAATGTATATTAATAATAG AAAAAAGTTAACTAGACTGGATGTATATGCTACTGGAGCCAGTACAAGGAAGGACCATGTTGACCgtgatttattaaataacaacTTATG GTTAAGAGCTTTGGTAGCTATTCCGAAGGTACAACCTCGGTCTGCAGAAGCTATATGCAAGAAGTTCCCTACCATGAAATCTCTTTTGAGTGTTTACATGGACCCGAGACTATCA GTTCATGATAAGGAATTTCTGCTCAAGGATTTGACAACAGAAGGCTTAGTAGGTGGTGACAGAAAGGTAGGTGAGGTTTGTTCTAAGAGAGTTTATAGAGTTCTTATGTCACAACATGGACGCGTCACAACCGACGATATTGAGGATGGTGCTGCCTTCTTCAGGAGTTGA